A part of Halobaculum sp. MBLA0143 genomic DNA contains:
- a CDS encoding nucleoside phosphorylase yields MSTLNQRGETGSSQHDPARSDDDDDRPKPTLPNYTDKYHSEALFDPTDAVTAHGDGLPDVPPVVLLGFQEALHEAVEERATEEVSIVRSQSLYRLSETVGFVPVQEAGISAPVAAIVAENLVAAGAEVVLVVAGSGTLQASLDPDTVVLPTRAIRDEGVSHHYLPPTAELTPTESVVASVASALHDAGFDTARGPTWTTSALYRETVAEVERYTEAGVVSVGMETAAVWAVCRYRDVATATVHLVDDCLTSEEWRPEGTGRRSLPELLDPVIEGVAATVK; encoded by the coding sequence GTGTCGACGCTCAATCAGAGGGGTGAGACCGGTTCGTCACAGCACGACCCGGCGAGGAGTGACGACGACGACGACCGACCGAAGCCAACGTTACCGAACTACACCGACAAATACCACTCGGAGGCACTGTTCGACCCGACCGACGCGGTGACGGCCCACGGGGACGGGCTGCCCGACGTTCCGCCTGTCGTCCTCCTCGGGTTCCAGGAGGCGTTACACGAGGCGGTCGAGGAGCGAGCGACGGAAGAGGTCAGCATCGTTCGGTCACAGTCGCTGTACCGCCTGTCGGAGACCGTCGGCTTCGTCCCGGTGCAAGAGGCCGGTATCAGTGCTCCGGTGGCGGCCATCGTGGCCGAGAACCTCGTAGCCGCGGGCGCGGAGGTGGTGCTGGTGGTCGCCGGCTCGGGGACGCTGCAGGCGTCGCTCGACCCCGATACGGTCGTCCTCCCGACTCGTGCGATCCGAGACGAGGGAGTCTCACACCACTACCTCCCGCCGACGGCGGAGCTGACGCCTACGGAGTCGGTGGTAGCCAGCGTCGCGTCGGCACTCCACGACGCGGGGTTCGACACCGCGCGGGGGCCGACGTGGACTACGAGCGCGCTCTACCGCGAGACGGTCGCCGAGGTCGAGCGATACACGGAGGCGGGGGTGGTCTCGGTCGGGATGGAGACCGCGGCCGTGTGGGCGGTGTGTCGCTACCGAGACGTGGCGACGGCGACGGTCCACCTCGTGGACGACTGTCTCACGTCCGAGGAGTGGCGCCCGGAGGGGACCGGACGGCGGTCACTACCGGAGCTCCTGGACCCCGTGATCGAGGGGGTAGCAGCCACGGTGAAGTGA